The following proteins come from a genomic window of Aspergillus luchuensis IFO 4308 DNA, chromosome 3, nearly complete sequence:
- a CDS encoding WW domain protein (COG:S;~EggNog:ENOG410PGSW;~InterPro:IPR018946,IPR036020,IPR043904,IPR001202;~PFAM:PF00397,PF19050;~go_function: GO:0005515 - protein binding [Evidence IEA]) yields the protein MSRPSASRQGYRSQEELFLNTASGQPQADSPVIEPLRIGKRETPSPASAHSAPLPYPDDRQRPQHVRGSGSSGSSPVSHGGAALGDSPTVPSNMSAGSGISQTSDYMASLRLREPKQATLAERRGNVPKPLPESPAGDSPDREGLFSRLHQRMPGLAAPAPAPAPAPNIQSQSAGYPDHRQQYYPPPQASNKPAAAHNLQPPNNAINRISSTASNSTTRAQRGSPPPPETPVVEPGQHATSDIEARYAASGIAGTSTLAGLQSQSAAAQRRAEQYAGQQPRIQQPTPPVPRPWTPTEQPGSQPHGPPTVYQGAEVVSEGNPPTSSTPPMPAGASVQPQPASQPTRIPPNALEQDLERMRISSSPPPAYSSVPGPVVSQGYPNEKQRAPVSTSQPSSSTGHPATSGPANGAKEANDANGAAMATGPFVSAHDHPAFANESRQQQQPQPQPQQKQSPPPQMQPQPQESRYSPPNVAQTPVQNGNHAIVQQTIVSNLPTPSVAPSSPPPLPEGWIAHLDPNSGQYYYIHLPTQSTQWEFPKGPTPLNLNDTPLSPVGSVYSSHPLASPALSTFGKPLASPGLPLTPGFESLQSPIVSGFTTGPPPISGIDMYKVAPTNGVYFGPYLRYTNMDVERGIWLGSILLVTDAAQPPTIHIHQSVDLSPNPRQLKAMPIAVHQRWTFYRYEIDLRMEEAGPAKWTYAITSHLGCTRYEFLVAGRYETGWRFITTSGNDFSMNVNANERSRLGGVGFMWKDIMQKHNEIGGFHAQLCLGGQIYADRMWKEVPCLKQWLALSGKEIRKKTPWTTAHEEDVSHAYFHYYTSHFDQPYLREAFAQIPYVCQIDDHDIFDGFGSYPEHMQFSNMFKNIGRVGIEMYLLFQHHTTLDLLRNSQSDVDLFTITGTGWHFVKYLGPAVVAVGLDCRSERNPHQVVAGPTYQGIFPKVAMLPPTVQHCLWMLSVPIIYPRLETAEHIAHTVATGKRAVTGAYNALGKVTSSVAGVVGAKGMVGSGFDSVKRAVGKTGLMGGILSPFGELDLLDELRDQWTHESKDLERTYLIRTLQGIAHQKSLRMTFLSGAVNACGAGLVHDPSFPSNHKTMYQLISSPVVNNPPPSYVIKLLHGSNKPLYVPANGQRSTPSKPTDTKEDMLELFQSDVTGQPREHRKLIGRRNYVAIVAYDPDVVNTMYGHPGQGSGKLNLAVDYMVQGDGTFGAVVKYGPVIVPSLEPGK from the exons ATGAGCCGTCCCAGCGCAAGCCGTCAGGGTTATCGCTCCCAGGAGGAGCTTTTCCTGAATACTGCATCGGGGCAACCGCAGGCCGATTCGCCCGTCATTGAACCGCTGCGCATTGGCAAGCGAGAAACCCCTTCCCCCGCGTCGGCGCATAGCGCCCCTCTGCCCTATCCCGACGATAGGCAGAGACCCCAGCATGTTCGTGGCTCAGGTTCGAGTGGCTCTAGTCCAGTATCTCACGGTGGAGCTGCTCTGGGAGACTCCCCCACGGTTCCCAGCAATATGTCGGCTGGCTCCGGCATATCTCAGACTTCCGATTATATGGCTTCTCTGCGGCTGCGTGAGCCCAAGCAGGCCACCCTAGCTGAGCGACGAGGCAATGTCCCGAAACCCTTGCCCGAATCCCCCGCAGGGGACTCTCCGGACCGCGAAGGACTATTTTCGCGACTTCATCAGCGCATGCCGGGCCtggcagctccagctccagccccagctccagctccaaacATTCAGTCCCAGTCGGCCGGTTACCCAGACCACCGTCAGCAGTAttatccacctcctcaagcTTCAAACAAACCGGCAGCAGCACACAATTTACAGCCGCCAAACAATGCTATCAACCGGATAAGCTCAACGGCATCAAACTCGACGACTCGTGCTCAACGCggctctccgccgcctccaGAAACCCCGGTGGTTGAGCCAGGGCAGCATGCGACGTCTGATATCGAGGCGCGGTATGCCGCCTCGGGGATTGCGGGAACATCGACATTAGCAGGACTTCAGTCTCAGAGTGCTGCTGCCCAGAGAAGAGCTGAGCAATATGCCGGCCAGCAGCCCAGAATTCAACAGCCAACTCCACCGGTCCCAAGGCCATGGACCCCGACGGAGCAGCCAGGAAGCCAGCCACACGGGCCACCCACTGTCTATCAAGGTGCTGAGGTCGTTTCCGAAGGTAACCCTCCGACCAGTTCCACGCCTCCTATGCCTGCAGGGGCGTCAGTGCAGCCCCAGCCAGCGTCCCAACCTACCAGGATTCCTCCGAATGCACTAGAGCAAGATCTGGAAAGAATGCGCATAagctcctcccctcctccggcCTACTCGAGTGTCCCAGGACCCGTAGTATCGCAGGGTTATCCGAATGAGAAGCAGCGTGCTCCAGTATCGACGAGCCAGCCCAGCTCGTCAACTGGGCATCCCGCGACCTCTGGACCGGCAAACGGTGCCAAAGAAGCCAATGATGCAAACGGTGCTGCAATGGCCACTGGTCCGTTCGTGTCAGCCCATGATCACCCAGCATTTGCAAATGAATCaaggcagcaacagcagccgcagccgcagccgcagcagaagcagtcaCCCCCACCTCAgatgcagccgcagccaCAAGAGTCGAGATACTCTCCTCCAAATGTCGCTCAAACTCCAGTTCAGAATGGGAATCATGCGATCGTGCAGCAGACCATCGTTAGCAATCTACCAACGCCATCTGTGGCACCATCCTCGCCTCCACCGCTACCAGAAGGTTGGATCGCTCATCTCGATCCCAATTCGGGTCAATACTACTATATCCACCTCCCGACTCAGTCCACACAGTGGGAGTTTCCCAAGGGTCCGACTCCTCTGAATCTCAACGACACCCCGCTATCCCCGGTAGGCAGCGTATATAGCAGCCATCCTCTGGCATCGCCCGCTTTATCAACATTCGGTAAACCCTTGGCATCTCCTGGTCTTCCCTTGACTCCAGGATTTGAGAGTTTACAGTCCCCAATTGTGTCAGGGTTCACTACGGGGCCCCCTCCAATCAGTGGGATCGATATGTACAAGGTTGCTCCTACAAATGGGGTCTATTTTGGCCCCTATCTCCGCTACACAAACATGGACGTAGAGCGTGGCATCTGGCTAGGCTCCATTCTCTTGGTGACAGATGCCGCACAGCCTCCCACCATTCATATTCACCAGAGTGTCGATCTGTCTCCGAATCCACGTCAGCTTAAAGCCATGCCAATTGCGGTTCACCAGCGATGGACCTTCTACAGGTACGAAATAGATTTACGTATGGAAGAGGCCGGACCTGCCAAATGGACTTACGCTATCACCTCACATCTTGGTTGCACACGCTACGAGTTTCTAGTTGCGGGACGATACGAGACTGGTTGGCGCTTCATCACCACTTCAGGAAACGATTTCTCTATGAATGTGAATGCCAACGAGAGATCTCGCCTCGGCGGTGTAGGCTTCATGTGGAAAGACATCATGCAGAAGCATAATGAGATTGGAGGATTCCATGCCCAGCTGTGTCTGGGAGGCCAGATCTACGCCGATCGGATGTGGAAGGAGGTTCCATGTCTCAAACAATGGCTGGCACTCAGTGGGAAGGAAATCCGAAAGAAGACGCCATGGACAACTGCCCACGAAGAGGACGTCTCTCATGCTTACTTTCACTATTATACGAGCCATTTTGATCAGCCCTATCTTAGAGAAGCCTTTGCTCAGATCCCTTATGTTTGTCAGATCGATGATCATGATAT CTTCGACGGATTTGGTTCCTACCCAGAGCACATGCAGTTCTCCAATATGTTTAAGAATATTGGACGAGTAGGCATAGAGATGTATCTGTTGTTTCAGCACCATACCACACTGGATCTGCTCCGTAATTCTCAGAGCGACGTCGATCTGTTCACCATTACCGGCACTGGTTGGCATTTTGTCAAATACCTGGGGCCCGCTGTTGTTGCCGTCGGCCTTGACTGTCGCTCAGAGCGCAATCCTCACCAGGTTGTTGCTGGACCCACGTATCAGGGGATCTTCCCCAAGGTTGCCATGTTACCCCCAACCGTGCAGCATTGCTTGTGGATGCTTTCAGTGCCAATTATCTACCCGCGCCTGGAGACCGCTGAACACATCGCTCACACCGTCGCTACGGGGAAGAGGGCAGTCACGGGGGCATATAATGCCCTTGGAAAAGTCACCAGCTCTGTGGCCGGTGTGGTCGGAGCCAAGGGCATGGTTGGGTCAGGGTTCGACTCGGTCAAACGGGCTGTGGGCAAAACCGGTCTGATGGGCGGAATCCTCAGCCCTTTCGGTGAACTTGACCTTTTGGATGAGTTGCGTGATCAGTGGACGCATGAGTCCAAG GATCTCGAACGAACCTATCTTATTCGCACCCTCCAGGGCATTGCCCATCAAAAGTCGCTCCGCATGACTTTCCTTTCGGGCGCCGTAAACGCCTGTGGTGCTGGACTCGTGCATGATCcgtctttcccctccaaccatAAAACCATGTATCAACTCATATCGTCACCAGTGGTTAACAACCCTCCACCGTCATATGTCATCAAGCTTCTCCATGGTAGCAACAAACCCCTATATGTCCCAGCTAACGGTCAGCGCTCGACTCCCTCGAAGCCTACCGATACTAAGGAAGACATGCTGGAGCTGTTCCAGTCTGATGTTACCGGACAGCCTCGTGAACACCGGAAGCTGATTGGTCGTCGAAACTATGTTGCTATTGTTGCCTACGATCCGGATGTCGTCAACACGATGTACGGCCATCCAGGCCAAGGAAGTGGGAAGTTGAACCTTGCGGTGGACTATATGGTGCAGGGCGATGGGACATTTGGCGCTGTGGTCAAGTATGGGCCTGTGATTGTTCCTAGCTTGGAGCCAGGAAAGTGA
- a CDS encoding uncharacterized protein (COG:S;~EggNog:ENOG410PRIW;~InterPro:IPR021858;~PFAM:PF11951) — protein sequence MPDVRTAGNVVWDPTVTSRKTSVPPATCDLLPPFAALTSDEERERKAQAAVPGTYHVIAIPESFSRLPEYADADSEQDSGNDALLENASASNPPIEDDNWVHGPNVVVLKSFKSARRHLYPDRRSTPQSPESDQGSFSLSAPSVSELIPDYPATSVQHIQESAEPNYYQMLLLEHFRQFVCFQLLPSTGLFNINGLDATVFEREASNFPPLYHTMMALSALSLVRHGGGHHIDASFYYDRVAALSHGSLCNEDLLSDALYLTHFLMLVYEVVAANPGGSNLWSHHVSRLLHLALLRQSIPGAERFPCIAWWVCHVDLYALFSGAGTGEFVRAVLDNQLLLDLQSLCCAVGPSDSDYPQADNSLPLIMRLYYDTFTLAIRIGLLAVETRDAKESYLNNYLGSRRQELREVRDVLIRLWGQQEVGYLYQNQISLSEQSQCLLQPLAILYHTSLLFSSTSLWAGQRLESGAASDEEIHHHAMRILQIVSGIVEKGRAGDRRFIAFPIFLAGAVAPTSGLKMMALELLSNLEEGEIGYNSATTCQMLQVFFERQIQHSQRGGHALEVEWAEVLAEHGRPLVNYG from the exons ATGCCGGATGTTAGGACCGCGGGAAACGTGGTTTGGGACC CGACAGTCACTTCGCGGAAAACTAGCGTGCCTCCAGCTACATGCGACTTACTCCCGCCCTTTGCGGCACTCACATCAGATGAAGAGCGGGAGAGAAAGGCACAAGCAGCGGTACCTGGAACTTACCATGTGATAGCCATCCCAGAGAGTTTCTCTCGACTGCCTGAGTATGCAGACGCGGACTCTGAACAAGACTCTGGGAACGATGCTCTGCTCGAAAACGCCAGTGCCAGTAATCCCCCGATTGAAGATGACAATTGGGTCCATGGTCCAAATGTCGTTGTATTGAAGAGCTTCAAGTCTGCACGAAGACATTTGTACCCAGACAGAAGAAGTACCCCTCAATCACCTGAATCAGACCAGGGAAGCTTCTCATTATCTGCACCGTCAGTATCGGAATTGATCCCGGACTATCCGGCCACCAGTGTACAGCATATACAGGAAAGCGCCGAACCCAATTATTATCAAATGCTTCTTCTCGAACATTTTCGTCAGTTCGTGTGTTTCCAGCTCCTTCCAAGCACTGGTCTTTTCAATATCAATGGTCTGGATGCGACTGTGTTTGAACGTGAGGCGTCAAACTTCCCTCCT CTATACCATACAATGATGGCTTTATCCGCTCTCAGTCTGGTTCGCCACGGGGGTGGCCATCACATCGATGCCTCATTTTACTACGATCGGGTTGCCGCTCTTTCCCATGGTAGTCTCTGCAATGAAGACCTCTTGTCCGATGCTCTGTATCTGACACATTTTCTGATGCTTGTTTATGAG GTTGTGGCCGCCAACCCCGGTGGTTCAAACCTTTGGTCACACCACGTCTCTCGGCTGCTTCATTTGGCCTTGCTGCGGCAATCAATTCCGGGGGCTGAACGATTCCCTTGCATCGCTTGGTGGGTATGCCACGTGGATCTATATGCGCTGTTCAGCGGTGCAGGCACGGGGGAGTTTGTCCGCGCCGTTCTCGACAACCAGCTGCTACTAGACTTGCAGTCGCTGTGTTGTGCAGTTGGGCCCAGTGACTCGGATTATCCACAGGCTGATAACAGCTTACCTCTGATCATGCGATTATATTACGACACCTTTACATTAGCCATCCGAATCGGACTTCTCGCCGTCGAGACGCGGGATGCCAAAGAGTCTTACCTGAACAACTACTTGGGCTCGCGGCGACAGGAACTAAGGGAGGTACGTGATGTGCTCATAAGGCTATGGGGCCAGCAGGAGGTTGGGTACTTGTACCAGAATCAAATTAGTCTTTCAGAACAGTCGCAGTGTCTGTTGCAGCCG CTTGCTATTCTGTATCACACCAGCCTGCTCTTCTCCTCGACCAGTCTCTGGGCAGGACAGCGGTTGGAGTCTGGGGCTGCCTCAGACGAGGAGATTCACCACCACGCGATGCGAATTCTACAGATCGTATCGGGGATCGTGGAGAAGGGGCGAGCAGGGGACCGGCGATTCATTGCCTTTCCCATATTCCTGGCGGGCGCTGTGGCTCCAACAAGTGGGCTGAAAATGATGGCCTTGGAGCTACTATCCAACCTAGAGGAGGGCGAAATTGGGTATAATTCGGCTACAACATGTCAGATGTTGCAGGTATTTTTCGAACGGCAAATCCAGCATTCTCAGCGTGGAGGCCATGCGCTGGAGGTCGAATGGGCGGAGGTGCTAGCCGAGCATGGGCGACCTTTAGTCAACTACGGTTGA